A single Ammospiza caudacuta isolate bAmmCau1 chromosome 6, bAmmCau1.pri, whole genome shotgun sequence DNA region contains:
- the LOC131559453 gene encoding inositol 1,4,5-trisphosphate receptor-interacting protein-like 1 codes for MLILFLLWLVQCLRHFITVYLDEDLNQQRTQGMQELAPVTVEQSFGSWGVVLWTAVQQCLFWALAGSLIVLLALYWWLRKRVHEVDNRRDSESEESEDENPADRNMIWVFSRRFHLSVPKLASRRQVVQELLSDLLRVSHSLFSDSFFPVLEPVIGVGSACEGWSPHNEEDIVYCMFVPLKPPRGHAFHLEPDCTGEMPQTSMRVRVELVCTCTGEQADQNMLCFLHHSEQELKRNQVPSLLHTLCTGPYLDGEKIALWFQTFVISAWSMLPQSRRYSMKVLPSCRSCKMKLMKASGRSLFVETVFSVQQGDSDIFLSSQPPEAHLPPSTTWLESYAVAEAKFFRHVAMQAPPHSCHLKCLRLCARILEGSGLSIYALKTTVMHLLTLIPLSEWQHKYLLLRVDDTMRYLRCCLEEKRLKHFFFDNEDLPQEISLPPAFQGAQPLNLFQHLARDPAAQIEALKKFDDLQYNFYFGF; via the coding sequence ATGCTCATACTATTCCTGCTCTGGCTTGTGCAATGCCTCCGCCATTTCATCACTGTGTACCTGGATGAGGACCTCAACCAGCAGAGGACTCAGGGGATGCAGGAGTTGGCCCCTGTGACTGTGGAGCAGAGTTTTGGGTCCTGGGGAGTTGTGCTCTGGACTGCAGTGCAGCAATGTCTGTTCTGGGCTCTTGCTGGATCCCTGATAGTGCTCTTGGCACTCTACTGGTGGCTCAGGAAAAGGGTCCATGAGGTGGACAACAGAAGGGACTCAGAGAGTGAAGAAAGTGAGGATGAAAATCCTGCTGATAGGAATATGATCTGGGTCTTTTCAAGACGCTTCCACCTGTCAGTGCCAAAGCTGGCTTCTAGGAGACAGgtggtgcaggagctgctgagtgaCCTTCTCCGAGTCTCCCACAGCCTCTTTTCAGACAGCTTCTTCCCAGTGCTGGAACCAGTCATTGGGGTGGGCAGTGCCTGTGAAGGATGGAGTCCCCATAATGAGGAGGACATTGTCTACTGCATGTTTGTGCCCCTGAAGCCGCCCCGTGGGCATGCCTTCCACCTGGAGCCAGACTGCACGGGGGAGATGCCACAGACGAGCATGCGTGTCCGCGTGGAGCTGGTGTGCACCTGCACCGGGGAACAGGCTGACCAGAACATGCTGTGCTTCCTCCACCActctgagcaggagctgaagaGAAATCAGGTGCCCAGCCTTCTACACACCCTCTGCACTGGCCCTTACCTCGATGGGGAGAAAATTGCCCTCTGGTTCCAGACGTTTGTGATCTCAGCCTGGTCGATGCTGCCTCAGTCCCGTCGCTACAGCATGAAGGTGCTCCCCTCCTGCCGCTCCTGCAAGATGAAGCTGATGAAAGCCTCTGGGAGAAGCCTCTTTGTGGAGACAGTATTTAGTGTGCAGCAAGGTGACTCGGACATCTTCCTGAGCAGCCAGCCTCCAGAAGCCCACCTCCCCCCAAGCACAACGTGGCTGGAGAGCTACGCTGTGGCAGAGGCAAAGTTCTTCAGGCATGTGGCCATGCAGGCCCcaccccacagctgccacctcAAATGCCTGCGGCTCTGTGCTCGCATTCTGGAGGGCTCAGGCCTTTCTATCTATGCCTTGAAGACCACGGTCATGCACCTCCTGACCTTGATCCCCCTGTCGGAATGGCAGCACAAGTATCTCCTGTTGCGGGTGGATGACACCATGCGCTACCTGCGCTGCTGCCTCGAGGAGAAACGCCTCAAGCACTTCTTCTTTGACAACGAGGACTTGCCCCAGGAGATCTCCTTGCCCCCAGCCTTCCAAGGGGCACAGCCCCTGAACCTCTTCCAGCACCTGGCACGGGATCCAGCCGCTCAGATTGAGGCATTGAAGAAGTTTGATGACCTGCAATATAACTTCTACTTTGGGTTCTGA